CCCTACTTCCATGAGGAAAATTTTAAAACCCACTCTGCAGGCTCTTGCCGGAATTCCTTCAGTTATTTATGGATTTTTTGGTTTGATAGTTCTGGTTCCATTTATGAGAGAACAATTTGGAGGTACAGGATTCAGTATGTTCGCTGCGTCAATTATTCTGACAATTATGATACTTCCTACCATTGTCAGTATAACCGAAGATGCCCTAAGATCAATTCCTCTTGAATATAAGGAAGCATCTCTGGCTTTAGGTGCAACCCAATGGCAAACCATCAAAAATGTTATTTTTCCTGCAGCTCTCCCAGGAGTTGTTACTGCCATCATCCTTGGTATGGGTAGAGCCGTGGGTGAAACCATGGCTGTTATTATGGTAGCAGGAAACGTGGCTCACATACCCAACTCAATTTTTGACCCAGTAAGAGCTTTAACTTCTAACATAGCCATAGAAATGGGTTACGCTACTGGACTACATTATAATGCTTTATTTGCTACTGGAATTATTCTTTTCATAGTTATCATGATCCTACTGGTGGTTGCTAACTATGTACAAATCAGGAGTAAGGTGGAAATAGGGGGAGGAAATTTGTGAAATCCTATTTACTTAATTTAAACAGGACATGGAGGAAAAATAATGGTAATACATAGGATCATACCTCCCAAAAATGCCCAGAGTATCATGAATGTTGTATTCTGGTTTTCAGGAATTTTAACTGTCGTGATATTGCTGGTTATCATAGGTTATATATTATTTAATGGGTTACCTGTTATAACTCCTGAATTCTTGCTTAGTTCTCCAACAAATGCAGGAAGAGAGGGAGGAATATTTCCTATGATTGTTTCAACTTTTTATGTAACTTTCATTGCAGTTGCTGTTGCAGCTCCATTAGGCGTGCTTTCTGCTATTTATCTGGCAGAATACTCTGGTAAAAACAGAATAGTGCGGGCCATTCGTTTCGGATCCCAAACTCTGGCATCCATTCCTTCAATTGTCTTTGGTTTGTTTGGTCTAGCATTTTTTGTGGTATTCCTTCAAATGGGCTTCTGTGTTCTCTCAGGAGGGTTAACACTAGCTTTCATGGCCCTTCCCACTATACTGAGCACATCTGAAATATCTATACAAGCGGTACCCCAATCTTACAGAGAAGGTAGTCTGGCTATAGGAGCCACTAAATGGCAGACCACATATAAAGTGGTGTTACCAGCTGCCATGCCAGGGATAATTACAGGAATAATACTGGGAATGGCCAGGGCCATTGAAGAAACAGCAGCCATTTTATACACTGTTGGGTCTGCTACTCTTATACCCATATCTGTTTTTGATCCTGCTAGGCCTTTACCACTTCATTTGTATTACCTGGCTACAGAAGGACTTTCCATGGAGAATGCTTATGGTACTGCCGCAGTACTGGTGATACTAATCTTAGTAATAACCATAGTAACAAACTACCTAGTTGATAGATACATCAAGAAAATGATGGGGAGATAACCAATGGAATATAGGATTGAAACAAATGAATTGAATGTTTACTTTGGAGAATCACATATTCTTAAAGATATTTCAATTAAAATGCCAACCAACGAGGTCACCGCGCTTATAGGTCCTTCTGGTTGTGGAAAATCAACGTTCATACGAACCATTAACAGAATGAATGATTTGATACCCACTTTCCGCAAAGAGGGAACCGTCCTTCTGGATGGTGAAGATATTTATGATCCTAAAATGGATGTGGTTGACCTCCGGATGAGGGTGGGCATGGTTTTCCAGAAACCAAACCCTTTCCCAAAGTCCATTTTTGATAACGTGGCCTATGGTTTAGGTATTCAGGGAATCAATGATAAACATGTACTTAGGGAAAGAGTGGAACAGAGTCTTAAGGGAGCTGCACTATGGGAGGAGGTCCATGATAAACTGGAACATTCGGCATTGGGGTTATCTGGGGGTCAGCAGCAACGTCTTTGTATAGCACGTACCATCGCAGTGGAGCCTGAAGTAATCCTTATGGACGAACCATGCAGTGCACTGGACCCCATATCTACTACTAAGATAGAGGACCTAATCCATAAGTTGAAAAAGGATTATACAATTATTATTGTAACCCACAACATGCAGCAAGCCACCAGGGTATCTAAAAACACAGCATTTTTCCTCCATGGAGAAATTGTTGAAAGTGGACTCACTGAAAAAATCTTCATTGAACCGGAAGATAAAAGAACTGAGGATTACATAACCGGTAGATTTGGTTAACATGGGTGTTGGTATGCTTACGATGGTCTTGGAAAGAAAATTGCAATCCTTGGAAGATGAACTTCTTGGGTTTAGTTGGGAGACCATAAGAAGAGTGGATACATCTGTTAAAAGTTTTTTGGAAGAGGACATATCTCAGGCAAGAGAGATCATCGAAAAAACCGATGAGATCAATAAAGAAAGCTATAAAATAGAACATGGATGTTTGAAAGTTCTGGGATTACACCAGCCACTGGCCAAGGATTTGCGTTTAGGAGCAGCTCTTTTACGAACTTCC
This is a stretch of genomic DNA from Methanobacterium petrolearium. It encodes these proteins:
- the pstC gene encoding phosphate ABC transporter permease subunit PstC; amino-acid sequence: MSRKSEEKMIQVGLFAAAISSIIIIILIIAFIFKEGFPAIADVGFFNFTFGMDWAPNRGEYGVLPMIVGTFGITALSLLMAVPLSIFCAIFLSEVAPTSMRKILKPTLQALAGIPSVIYGFFGLIVLVPFMREQFGGTGFSMFAASIILTIMILPTIVSITEDALRSIPLEYKEASLALGATQWQTIKNVIFPAALPGVVTAIILGMGRAVGETMAVIMVAGNVAHIPNSIFDPVRALTSNIAIEMGYATGLHYNALFATGIILFIVIMILLVVANYVQIRSKVEIGGGNL
- the pstA gene encoding phosphate ABC transporter permease PstA, which encodes MVIHRIIPPKNAQSIMNVVFWFSGILTVVILLVIIGYILFNGLPVITPEFLLSSPTNAGREGGIFPMIVSTFYVTFIAVAVAAPLGVLSAIYLAEYSGKNRIVRAIRFGSQTLASIPSIVFGLFGLAFFVVFLQMGFCVLSGGLTLAFMALPTILSTSEISIQAVPQSYREGSLAIGATKWQTTYKVVLPAAMPGIITGIILGMARAIEETAAILYTVGSATLIPISVFDPARPLPLHLYYLATEGLSMENAYGTAAVLVILILVITIVTNYLVDRYIKKMMGR
- the pstB gene encoding phosphate ABC transporter ATP-binding protein PstB, translated to MEYRIETNELNVYFGESHILKDISIKMPTNEVTALIGPSGCGKSTFIRTINRMNDLIPTFRKEGTVLLDGEDIYDPKMDVVDLRMRVGMVFQKPNPFPKSIFDNVAYGLGIQGINDKHVLRERVEQSLKGAALWEEVHDKLEHSALGLSGGQQQRLCIARTIAVEPEVILMDEPCSALDPISTTKIEDLIHKLKKDYTIIIVTHNMQQATRVSKNTAFFLHGEIVESGLTEKIFIEPEDKRTEDYITGRFG